A window of the Butyricimonas faecalis genome harbors these coding sequences:
- a CDS encoding lipoprotein signal peptidase, which produces MSTRKKLIIFIIALLVIDQVVKIWIKTHMMIGDEFSVFGNWFKIHFIENNGMAFGMELGGGKWGKTVLSVFRLVAVVGIAWYLGRLIKEKAPMGVILSFGLIFCGAVGNIIDSAFYGMIFSDSYSQVATLFPHGGGYSSFLHGKVVDMLYFPLYEGFLPQWIPIWGGDFFVFFRPVFNLADSYITIGVFILLLFHRKFFASKK; this is translated from the coding sequence ATGAGTACGCGGAAAAAACTTATTATTTTTATTATCGCCCTATTAGTCATTGATCAAGTCGTTAAAATCTGGATCAAGACCCACATGATGATCGGGGATGAATTCAGTGTCTTCGGGAACTGGTTCAAAATTCATTTTATTGAAAACAACGGGATGGCCTTCGGGATGGAACTCGGGGGTGGCAAGTGGGGAAAAACCGTTTTAAGTGTATTCCGCTTGGTTGCCGTGGTGGGTATCGCTTGGTACTTGGGACGCCTCATTAAAGAAAAAGCTCCCATGGGAGTAATCCTCTCTTTCGGGTTAATCTTCTGCGGGGCCGTGGGCAACATCATCGACAGCGCTTTCTACGGGATGATTTTCAGCGACAGTTATTCACAGGTGGCAACCCTGTTCCCTCACGGGGGAGGATATTCCTCGTTCCTGCACGGGAAGGTGGTTGATATGCTCTACTTCCCGCTTTACGAAGGTTTTCTGCCTCAATGGATTCCCATCTGGGGAGGTGATTTCTTCGTGTTCTTCCGACCGGTATTTAACCTGGCTGACTCCTATATTACCATAGGTGTGTTTATTCTATTGCTTTTCCACCGGAAATTTTTTGCATCGAAGAAATGA
- a CDS encoding thioredoxin family protein, which produces MKSFISIVAFLMLSFTAFCQGGVNFEHITFDEALAKAKAENKLIFMDCYTTWCGPCKYMTETIFPQEKAGEFFNPKFVCVKFDMEKGEGPELAKRFGVRAYPTFLILRPDGSVQHKVVGGGDLEGFIARVEKGLNEKTSLDYLNKLYEKGKMNKKQLVAYQIALNDAYEQAKSEKVGEELNKILKDKDKMKKEFWPILEESPYGSDNFKLVINNIAAFNKNIGKEKVNAYLYNNYKRAIDNTTRRNAKSPAQTLEQISQELANIELENKDQLMSNIELAQATIDQNVDKIISLAEQATDAKGEDPWSIVNALGSISSKVNKAEAGRIVALGDKFIANCPENGKAYMTNFFEKFKVAAHVGVYFYELSYEDALKMAKQQRRKLFIDCYTTWCGPCKYMSETVFKQENVGDFLNQNFICLKYDMEKGEGPELAKKFGVRAYPTFVIVNPDGTIRHKLVGGGEGEQFIERVKESFDDNKALGALDAKYNSGNRDKAFLSQYAKAMVANYDPNAKAIVDELLKISTDEEKLSEDYWFIFGNSELSPKDSEAAKFLTANRSKFNDVIGKEKVDNRLSEGLFREILMVIAGRGQNTDAKRLDAIGREVKALKLSNEKTLLASLAIAKAVKTENIDKILTSCEKELPKLGQNSQMIAYYLSGALAKANDTQKARWEKIMQANTKK; this is translated from the coding sequence ATGAAAAGTTTTATTTCAATTGTTGCATTTTTGATGCTTAGTTTCACAGCATTCTGTCAAGGAGGTGTGAATTTTGAGCATATCACGTTTGATGAAGCATTGGCCAAAGCCAAAGCAGAGAACAAACTCATTTTTATGGATTGTTATACCACATGGTGTGGTCCCTGCAAGTATATGACAGAAACTATTTTCCCGCAAGAAAAAGCCGGAGAATTTTTCAATCCCAAATTTGTTTGCGTGAAATTTGACATGGAAAAAGGAGAAGGCCCCGAATTGGCAAAAAGATTTGGCGTCAGAGCTTATCCGACATTCTTAATTCTACGCCCAGATGGATCGGTACAACACAAAGTAGTTGGAGGTGGAGATCTGGAAGGCTTCATCGCGAGAGTTGAAAAAGGACTGAACGAAAAAACTTCTCTCGATTATTTGAACAAATTGTACGAGAAAGGAAAAATGAACAAGAAACAGCTCGTGGCTTACCAGATCGCCTTGAACGATGCTTATGAACAAGCAAAAAGCGAAAAAGTAGGTGAAGAGCTGAATAAGATATTGAAAGATAAGGACAAAATGAAAAAAGAATTCTGGCCTATTCTCGAAGAAAGCCCTTACGGTTCTGATAATTTCAAACTTGTCATCAACAATATAGCTGCATTCAATAAAAATATCGGCAAAGAAAAAGTAAATGCTTACCTCTATAATAATTATAAACGAGCTATTGATAATACCACGCGCCGTAACGCAAAATCCCCCGCCCAAACACTGGAGCAAATTAGCCAAGAATTAGCCAATATCGAGTTGGAAAATAAAGATCAATTGATGAGCAATATCGAATTGGCTCAAGCCACGATTGACCAGAACGTGGATAAAATTATTTCTCTCGCAGAACAGGCAACAGATGCCAAGGGCGAAGACCCATGGTCTATCGTAAACGCCTTAGGATCGATTAGTTCCAAGGTGAACAAAGCGGAAGCCGGTCGTATCGTTGCATTAGGTGACAAATTCATTGCCAATTGCCCGGAAAATGGGAAAGCTTACATGACAAACTTCTTTGAAAAATTCAAAGTAGCAGCACATGTTGGTGTATATTTCTATGAATTAAGCTATGAAGATGCCTTAAAAATGGCTAAACAACAAAGACGTAAACTTTTCATTGATTGCTACACGACCTGGTGCGGCCCTTGCAAGTATATGTCAGAAACTGTATTCAAACAAGAAAACGTGGGTGATTTCCTAAATCAAAACTTCATTTGCTTGAAATATGATATGGAAAAAGGAGAAGGTCCCGAGTTAGCAAAAAAATTCGGTGTTCGTGCCTACCCTACTTTCGTAATTGTAAATCCCGATGGAACGATCCGTCATAAACTTGTCGGTGGAGGTGAAGGCGAACAATTTATCGAAAGAGTAAAAGAGTCTTTCGATGACAACAAGGCTTTAGGAGCTTTAGATGCAAAATACAATAGTGGCAATAGAGATAAAGCGTTTTTATCACAATACGCAAAAGCGATGGTAGCGAATTATGATCCGAATGCAAAAGCTATCGTGGATGAATTGTTGAAAATTTCTACTGATGAAGAAAAGTTATCAGAAGATTACTGGTTCATTTTCGGCAACAGTGAATTAAGCCCCAAAGATTCAGAAGCGGCAAAATTCCTGACTGCCAACCGGAGCAAATTCAATGACGTTATTGGAAAAGAGAAAGTTGACAATCGTTTAAGTGAAGGTCTTTTCCGTGAAATATTAATGGTTATCGCCGGACGCGGTCAAAATACCGATGCAAAACGCCTGGACGCTATCGGACGGGAAGTGAAAGCCCTGAAGCTATCAAACGAGAAGACTTTATTAGCATCTTTAGCCATTGCAAAAGCCGTGAAAACCGAAAATATTGATAAGATCTTGACAAGTTGCGAGAAAGAACTTCCGAAATTGGGACAAAATTCTCAAATGATTGCTTACTATTTATCCGGTGCATTGGCAAAAGCAAATGACACGCAAAAAGCCCGCTGGGAAAAAATAATGCAAGCAAACACGAAGAAATAG
- a CDS encoding TraR/DksA family transcriptional regulator, protein MAEKTRYSDEELQEFKELILEKLEKAKRDYEVLKASISGSDGNDIADTSPTFKVLEEGASVLSKEEAGRLAQRQAKFIAHLEAALVRIENKTYGICRVTGKLISKERLRAVPHATLSMDAKMGQDS, encoded by the coding sequence ATGGCCGAGAAGACTAGATATTCGGATGAAGAGTTGCAAGAATTCAAAGAATTGATTCTTGAAAAGCTCGAAAAGGCGAAAAGGGATTACGAGGTGCTGAAAGCTTCGATCTCCGGTAGCGATGGAAATGATATCGCCGACACGTCGCCCACGTTTAAAGTATTGGAGGAGGGAGCCTCTGTTCTTTCCAAAGAGGAAGCCGGTCGATTAGCCCAAAGGCAGGCAAAGTTTATTGCCCACCTGGAAGCTGCACTAGTACGAATTGAAAATAAGACCTACGGGATCTGCCGGGTTACGGGAAAACTGATCTCGAAAGAAAGATTACGTGCCGTACCTCATGCAACATTGAGTATGGACGCTAAAATGGGACAAGACTCTTAA
- the ileS gene encoding isoleucine--tRNA ligase produces MDKKFQEYKGLDLSQVNKDVLKEWESNNTFEQSLKNREGHPSFVFFEGPPSANGMPGIHHVMARTIKDIICRYKTLQGFLVERKAGWDTHGLPVELGVEKKLGITKENIGKTISVADYNKECRSDVMKFTREWEDLTNKMGYWVDMSNPYITYDNRYIETLWYLLKQLYEKGFLYKGYTIQPYSPAAGTGLSTHELNQPGCYRDVKDTTCVALFKVIRDEKSEKLFAFSDEVYFTAWTTTPWTLPSNTALAVGPNITYLEVKTYNPYTFRPVTIIMAKDRFSAYFNKKAEGIALEDYKEGDKLIPYQIVAEYKGPELEGMRYEQLLPWMQPMGDAFRVILGDYVTTEDGTGIVHIAPTFGADDDRVAKMAGIAPLQLIDKEGSKQPMVDKRGRLFRIEDIDPEYLKNHVNTDLYSEFAGRFVKNAYDPNLTENDTTLDIDLSILLKRENKAFKVEKHEHNYPHCWRTDKPVLYYPLDSWFIKTTAVRDRMIELNKTINWKPASTGEGRFGKWLENLVDWNLSRSRYWGTPLPIWVSEDGTEKKCIGSVKELVEEIEKAIQAGIMKENPFKDFKVGDYSKENYEKIDLHRPYVDDIILVSPTGQPMYREKDLIDVWFDSGAMPYAQVHYPFENKELIDNRIHFPADFIAEGVDQTRGWFFTLHAIATMVFDSVAFKNIISNGLVLDAKGNKMSKRLGNAVDPFDTIEKQGSDPLRWYMITNSQPWDNLKFDIAGVEEVKRKFFGTLYNTYSFFALYANIDKFTYAEAEVPFNERPEIDRWILSLLNSLIKEVTEAYEKYEPTRAGRAIQDFVIENLSNWYVRLSRKRYWGGEQTTDKLSAYQTLYTCLETVAILSSPIAPFYMDRLFTDLNKVTGRYTTDVHLVDFPVADDSMIDKQLEERMNMAQQISSMVLGLRRKVQIRVRQPLSKLLIPILNDEMTTQLDAVKNIILSEVNVKEIEYITDTAGILVKKIKPNFKTLGPKYGKYMKQISALVAEMNQNDIYNFEKQGTYSLEVGTETLELTLEDVEILSEDIPGWLVANEGRLTVALDINITKELREEGIARELINRIQNLRKESDFNVTDKIDLYIGKHKEINEAVENFKAYIASQVLAENVTLIDKAEDGAQPIEIDDIQTFIKIQKM; encoded by the coding sequence ATGGACAAAAAATTCCAAGAGTACAAAGGTTTGGATCTCTCTCAGGTAAACAAGGATGTCTTGAAAGAGTGGGAATCAAACAATACCTTCGAGCAGAGCTTGAAGAATAGAGAGGGGCACCCCTCGTTTGTCTTTTTCGAAGGTCCCCCTTCGGCAAACGGGATGCCAGGTATTCACCACGTAATGGCCAGAACGATTAAAGATATTATTTGCAGATACAAAACGTTACAAGGATTTCTCGTTGAGCGAAAAGCAGGTTGGGATACACACGGGTTACCCGTTGAATTGGGTGTAGAAAAGAAACTCGGCATCACGAAAGAAAACATAGGGAAAACGATTTCCGTGGCCGACTACAACAAAGAATGCCGTTCCGACGTCATGAAGTTCACCCGCGAGTGGGAAGATTTGACGAACAAGATGGGGTATTGGGTAGACATGAGCAACCCGTACATCACCTACGACAACCGTTACATCGAAACTTTGTGGTATCTGTTGAAACAATTGTACGAGAAAGGATTCCTGTACAAGGGCTACACGATACAACCCTATTCCCCGGCTGCCGGAACAGGATTAAGCACGCACGAGTTGAACCAACCGGGATGCTACCGGGATGTGAAGGACACGACATGCGTGGCTCTATTCAAAGTGATCCGGGACGAAAAATCGGAAAAATTATTCGCTTTCAGCGACGAAGTATATTTCACCGCGTGGACAACCACCCCCTGGACGTTACCTTCCAACACGGCATTGGCCGTGGGACCGAACATCACGTACCTGGAGGTGAAAACTTATAACCCTTATACGTTCCGTCCGGTAACCATTATCATGGCGAAGGATCGCTTCAGCGCGTATTTCAACAAAAAAGCGGAAGGTATTGCCTTGGAAGATTACAAGGAAGGGGATAAACTGATCCCTTACCAGATCGTGGCCGAATACAAGGGACCGGAACTGGAAGGCATGCGCTACGAACAACTTCTACCGTGGATGCAACCCATGGGTGACGCGTTCCGCGTGATCCTCGGCGATTACGTGACCACGGAAGACGGTACCGGCATCGTGCATATCGCCCCGACTTTCGGAGCCGATGACGACCGGGTGGCCAAAATGGCCGGCATAGCCCCCTTGCAATTAATTGACAAGGAAGGGAGCAAACAACCCATGGTGGACAAACGGGGACGCTTGTTCCGGATCGAAGACATTGACCCGGAATACTTGAAAAACCATGTCAACACGGATTTGTACAGCGAGTTCGCCGGACGATTCGTGAAGAATGCTTATGACCCGAATTTAACTGAAAACGACACGACCCTTGACATCGATTTGAGTATCCTGCTGAAACGGGAGAACAAAGCGTTCAAGGTCGAGAAACACGAGCATAATTACCCGCATTGCTGGAGAACCGACAAACCGGTACTTTATTACCCGTTAGATTCTTGGTTCATCAAAACGACAGCCGTTCGGGATCGCATGATCGAGTTGAACAAGACCATCAACTGGAAACCCGCCAGCACGGGCGAAGGCCGTTTCGGGAAATGGTTGGAGAACCTGGTGGATTGGAACCTGTCGCGTTCCCGCTATTGGGGTACCCCCCTACCGATATGGGTTAGCGAAGACGGGACAGAGAAAAAATGCATCGGTTCGGTCAAAGAATTAGTTGAGGAAATAGAAAAAGCGATACAAGCCGGAATCATGAAGGAGAATCCCTTCAAGGATTTCAAAGTGGGAGACTACTCGAAAGAGAATTACGAGAAAATCGACCTGCACCGCCCGTACGTGGACGACATTATACTGGTTTCTCCCACCGGACAACCGATGTACCGGGAGAAAGATTTGATCGACGTGTGGTTCGATTCGGGAGCCATGCCTTACGCGCAGGTACATTACCCGTTCGAGAATAAAGAGCTGATCGATAACCGGATACATTTCCCGGCTGACTTTATCGCCGAAGGGGTGGACCAGACACGCGGTTGGTTCTTCACGCTACACGCTATCGCGACCATGGTGTTCGATTCCGTGGCATTCAAGAATATCATCTCCAACGGACTGGTACTGGATGCCAAGGGAAACAAGATGTCCAAACGCCTAGGTAATGCCGTTGATCCTTTCGACACGATCGAGAAACAGGGATCCGATCCTTTGCGTTGGTACATGATCACGAACTCCCAGCCGTGGGATAACTTGAAATTCGACATTGCCGGGGTGGAAGAAGTAAAACGCAAGTTCTTCGGGACATTGTATAACACGTACAGTTTCTTTGCCTTGTACGCTAATATCGATAAGTTCACGTATGCAGAGGCAGAAGTTCCGTTTAACGAGAGACCGGAAATCGATCGTTGGATACTTTCTCTATTGAATAGTTTGATCAAGGAGGTAACCGAGGCTTACGAGAAATACGAACCGACGCGGGCCGGACGGGCTATACAGGATTTCGTGATCGAAAACCTGTCGAACTGGTACGTGCGTCTCTCCCGTAAACGTTACTGGGGTGGCGAGCAAACCACCGATAAATTGTCGGCTTACCAAACGTTATACACTTGTTTGGAGACCGTGGCTATCTTGTCCTCACCCATCGCACCGTTCTACATGGATCGCCTGTTCACGGACTTGAACAAGGTGACGGGACGATACACGACGGACGTTCACCTAGTAGATTTCCCGGTGGCTGACGATTCCATGATCGATAAGCAACTGGAGGAACGGATGAACATGGCTCAACAAATATCTTCCATGGTACTTGGATTGAGACGTAAAGTTCAGATCCGGGTAAGACAACCGCTGAGCAAGTTGTTGATCCCGATCCTGAATGACGAGATGACGACGCAATTGGATGCCGTGAAGAATATCATCCTGTCGGAAGTCAACGTGAAGGAGATCGAGTATATCACCGACACGGCAGGTATCCTTGTGAAGAAAATCAAGCCGAACTTCAAGACGCTGGGACCGAAATACGGTAAGTACATGAAACAGATTTCCGCTCTCGTGGCAGAAATGAACCAAAATGATATTTACAATTTCGAGAAACAAGGAACTTATTCCCTGGAAGTGGGAACAGAGACGCTGGAATTGACGCTGGAAGACGTGGAAATCCTGTCGGAGGATATCCCGGGCTGGTTAGTGGCCAACGAGGGACGTCTCACGGTTGCCTTGGACATCAACATCACGAAAGAGTTACGTGAAGAAGGTATTGCCCGGGAGTTGATTAACCGAATCCAAAATTTGAGGAAAGAGAGTGATTTCAACGTGACGGACAAAATCGATCTTTACATCGGGAAACATAAAGAGATTAACGAAGCGGTCGAGAATTTCAAGGCGTACATCGCCAGCCAAGTTCTGGCAGAGAACGTTACGTTGATCGATAAAGCCGAGGACGGTGCTCAACCCATCGAAATCGACGACATACAAACGTTTATTAAAATCCAGAAAATGTAA